In the genome of Bacillus sp. S3, one region contains:
- a CDS encoding transporter substrate-binding domain-containing protein, which produces MKKALVIVATMIMMVGLLAACGTGEKANKKSGDKKVLVMATSADYPPFEYVETGKSDDIIGFDVDLANALAKKLGYEVKVKDMDFSGLVQSLKSGQADFVLAGMSPTEKRKKNVDFSDIYYTASHLIISKKASGIETLEDLKGKTVGVQLGSIQEGKADEINKQVPIKIENRDRIPDLIQELKSGRLDAAIIEDTVAKGFMEKEQELNGFAISDDPDEAGSAIAFPKNSDLTEKFNKELKKMKENGELQELIVKWFGGEQ; this is translated from the coding sequence ATGAAAAAGGCACTTGTTATAGTTGCAACAATGATCATGATGGTGGGTTTACTCGCAGCATGTGGTACAGGTGAAAAAGCGAACAAGAAAAGCGGAGATAAAAAGGTGTTAGTCATGGCTACGTCTGCTGACTATCCGCCATTCGAATACGTGGAAACAGGAAAAAGTGATGATATTATCGGTTTCGATGTCGATTTAGCAAATGCGCTAGCCAAAAAGCTTGGATATGAAGTGAAAGTTAAGGATATGGATTTCAGCGGATTAGTTCAATCGCTTAAATCAGGACAAGCAGATTTTGTTTTAGCCGGTATGTCACCTACTGAGAAAAGAAAGAAAAACGTTGATTTCAGTGATATTTATTATACAGCCTCGCACTTAATTATTTCGAAAAAAGCCAGTGGTATTGAAACATTGGAAGATTTGAAAGGTAAAACAGTCGGAGTACAACTAGGATCGATTCAAGAAGGTAAGGCAGATGAAATCAATAAACAAGTTCCAATTAAAATTGAAAACCGCGACCGTATTCCAGATCTTATCCAAGAATTAAAATCAGGCCGTTTGGACGCTGCTATTATTGAAGATACTGTGGCAAAAGGTTTTATGGAAAAAGAACAGGAATTGAATGGTTTTGCAATCAGTGATGACCCGGATGAAGCGGGATCGGCAATTGCGTTTCCGAAGAATAGCGATTTAACAGAGAAGTTCAACAAGGAATTAAAGAAAATGAAAGAAAATGGCGAACTACAAGAATTGATTGTAAAATGGTTCGGAGGGGAACAATAA
- a CDS encoding BrxA/BrxB family bacilliredoxin, translated as MSMDFNFFMNDVVNQARQEIVSAGYKELKTSADVEEALTQKGTTLVMINSVCGCAGGVARPAAAHAVHYDKRPDHLVTVFAGQDKEATETARSYFTGYPPSSPSFALLKDGKICSMVERHQIEGFDPAMVVSRLQKEFDEYCEEF; from the coding sequence ATGAGCATGGATTTCAACTTTTTCATGAATGATGTGGTTAACCAGGCACGTCAAGAAATCGTGTCAGCTGGATATAAAGAACTAAAAACATCTGCGGATGTAGAAGAAGCATTAACACAAAAGGGAACAACCTTAGTCATGATCAATTCGGTTTGTGGCTGTGCCGGCGGTGTGGCAAGACCAGCGGCAGCACATGCGGTTCATTACGATAAACGCCCTGACCACCTTGTAACTGTATTCGCAGGACAGGATAAGGAAGCAACGGAAACAGCACGGAGCTATTTCACTGGCTATCCGCCATCCTCACCTTCTTTTGCCCTATTAAAGGACGGAAAGATTTGTTCAATGGTAGAAAGACATCAAATTGAAGGCTTCGATCCTGCGATGGTCGTTTCAAGACTGCAAAAGGAATTTGATGAATATTGCGAAGAGTTTTAG
- the meaB gene encoding methylmalonyl Co-A mutase-associated GTPase MeaB: protein MSTDYKPEWSDPNNPDSISSIVRKGRELEGKAGALQKNIRFQKRKSSEPAVDELYEGVINGDRSILARAITLVESNAEQHFQKAQQLLQKLLPSSGKAIRIGITGVPGAGKSTFIEAFGTYLCSLGHQVAVLAIDPSSSISGGSILGDKTRMEQLSRNKRAFIRPSPTAGKLGGVHRKTREAMLLCEAAGFDVILIETVGVGQSEVIIRDMVDFFMLLVLTGAGDELQGMKKGIMELADAILIHKADGENKLKAEQTRKEYNRILHFLQPATKGWATKAYTCSSMTHEGISEIWEIIQSFEQTGKSTGVFDNRRKIQAREWLYSMISDQLQFYFYHHTGVKNELPKLENEVIAGETTVATAVETLFKTFLKD, encoded by the coding sequence ATGAGTACCGATTATAAGCCGGAATGGAGCGACCCGAATAACCCGGATAGCATTTCAAGTATTGTTAGGAAGGGGCGGGAACTGGAGGGGAAAGCAGGTGCCCTTCAGAAAAATATCCGCTTTCAAAAACGCAAATCCTCGGAGCCCGCAGTTGATGAACTTTATGAAGGGGTGATCAACGGAGATCGAAGTATCCTGGCCCGGGCGATTACGTTAGTGGAAAGCAATGCTGAACAGCATTTTCAAAAAGCACAGCAGCTGCTGCAAAAACTGCTGCCGAGCAGTGGAAAAGCGATTCGGATTGGTATTACCGGTGTCCCTGGTGCTGGCAAAAGCACCTTTATTGAGGCGTTTGGCACCTACCTTTGCAGTTTGGGACACCAAGTAGCTGTGTTAGCTATTGATCCAAGCTCCAGTATTAGCGGCGGCAGTATTCTTGGCGATAAAACACGAATGGAACAACTGTCAAGAAACAAAAGAGCCTTTATCCGCCCTTCCCCAACAGCTGGAAAGCTTGGAGGCGTTCATCGAAAAACGCGTGAAGCGATGTTGCTTTGTGAAGCTGCTGGCTTCGACGTCATTTTAATTGAAACGGTTGGGGTTGGCCAAAGTGAGGTTATTATTCGCGATATGGTTGACTTTTTCATGCTTCTTGTGCTGACTGGCGCAGGTGACGAGCTGCAGGGAATGAAAAAAGGAATTATGGAATTGGCTGACGCCATCCTCATTCATAAGGCAGACGGTGAAAACAAACTTAAAGCAGAGCAGACAAGAAAAGAATATAACCGAATTCTCCATTTCCTGCAGCCGGCCACAAAAGGCTGGGCAACAAAGGCATATACATGTTCGTCTATGACGCATGAAGGAATCAGTGAAATCTGGGAAATTATTCAATCGTTTGAACAAACCGGAAAAAGCACTGGGGTGTTTGACAATAGGCGAAAAATTCAAGCCCGAGAATGGCTTTATTCGATGATTAGCGACCAGTTACAATTTTATTTTTATCATCATACCGGTGTTAAAAATGAATTACCCAAATTGGAAAATGAGGTTATTGCAGGAGAAACCACTGTAGCGACTGCTGTAGAAACGTTATTCAAAACCTTTTTAAAAGATTGA
- the scpA gene encoding methylmalonyl-CoA mutase — translation MTKDEWLEKVNQEIDHSLDDLLFETNEQISLKPLYTKEDRAGLEHLDDLPGLPPFTRGPYPTMYVNRPWTVRQYAGFSTAEESNAFYRRNLAMGQKGLSVAFDLATHRGYDSDHPRVMGDVGKAGVAIDSILDMKTLFDGIPLDQMSVSMTMNGAVLPILAFFIVTAEEQGVSQEKLSGTIQNDILKEYMVRNTYIYPPEMSMKIIADIFEYTSKYMPKFNSISISGYHMQEAGAPADLELAYTLADGLEYVRTGLKAGIEIDSFAPRLSFFWAIGMNYFMEVAKMRAARLIWAKMMQSFQPKNEKSLALRTHSQTSGWSLTEQDPFNNVTRTLIEAHAAAMGHTQSLHTNALDEAIALPTDFSARIARNTQLFLQEETGITNVIDPWAGSYYVEKLTDELVNRAWTHIEEIEGLGGMAKAIETGLPKMRIEEAAARRQAQIDSGKETIIGVNRYRLEKEEAIDILDIDNTAVRLKQIEKLNALKAGRDDEKVKEALNALTKAAETGEQNLLELAVKAARVRATLGEISDAVELVASRHKAIIRSISGVYSTAFSNEEEIVEVKNMTDEFLENEGRRPRILIAKMGQDGHDRGAKVIATAFADLGFDVDIGPLFQTPEETAMQAVENDVHVIGMSSLAAGHKTLLPQLGKELKKLGREDILLVIGGVIPAQDYQFLYDHGAAAIFGPGTIIPVAAQKVIKEIYKRLGYEEVAQ, via the coding sequence ATGACAAAGGACGAATGGCTAGAAAAAGTGAACCAGGAAATTGATCATTCCCTTGATGATTTATTGTTTGAAACAAATGAACAAATTTCTTTAAAACCGCTTTATACAAAAGAAGACCGGGCAGGACTTGAACATCTTGATGATCTTCCCGGGCTCCCTCCATTTACAAGAGGACCGTATCCAACGATGTATGTGAACCGTCCATGGACGGTAAGACAGTATGCAGGATTTTCAACGGCTGAGGAAAGCAATGCTTTTTACCGCCGTAATCTGGCGATGGGCCAAAAGGGATTATCGGTAGCCTTCGATTTAGCCACCCACCGCGGTTACGACTCCGATCACCCACGTGTTATGGGGGATGTCGGAAAAGCGGGTGTAGCGATCGACTCGATTCTTGATATGAAGACACTCTTTGACGGTATTCCTCTAGATCAAATGTCTGTTTCGATGACAATGAACGGCGCTGTTTTGCCAATCCTGGCCTTCTTTATTGTGACTGCTGAGGAACAAGGTGTGAGTCAAGAAAAATTATCAGGAACCATCCAAAATGATATTTTAAAAGAATATATGGTGCGTAATACGTATATCTACCCTCCTGAAATGTCAATGAAAATTATTGCGGATATTTTTGAATACACATCCAAGTATATGCCAAAATTCAATAGTATTAGTATTTCCGGCTATCACATGCAAGAAGCGGGGGCGCCTGCTGATTTAGAATTGGCTTATACACTTGCCGATGGCTTGGAGTATGTCAGGACGGGACTTAAAGCGGGAATTGAGATTGATTCTTTTGCCCCGAGATTGTCATTTTTCTGGGCGATTGGGATGAATTACTTTATGGAAGTCGCTAAAATGCGGGCGGCGCGCTTGATTTGGGCAAAAATGATGCAGTCATTTCAGCCAAAGAACGAAAAGTCGCTGGCACTTCGTACACATTCCCAAACATCCGGCTGGAGCTTGACGGAGCAGGATCCGTTTAACAATGTTACGAGAACGCTGATCGAGGCACATGCGGCAGCAATGGGCCATACCCAATCGCTGCATACCAATGCTTTGGATGAAGCGATTGCCCTGCCAACTGACTTCTCGGCACGAATCGCCCGTAACACTCAGTTATTTTTACAAGAAGAAACGGGAATTACAAACGTAATCGACCCATGGGCGGGCTCTTATTATGTAGAAAAGCTGACCGATGAACTTGTCAATCGAGCATGGACACATATTGAAGAGATTGAAGGTCTTGGGGGCATGGCAAAAGCGATTGAAACCGGTCTGCCGAAGATGAGAATCGAAGAGGCTGCAGCTAGAAGGCAGGCGCAAATCGATTCCGGAAAGGAAACGATCATTGGTGTCAACCGCTATCGCCTTGAAAAAGAAGAGGCAATTGATATTTTGGACATCGATAATACGGCTGTCCGGTTAAAACAAATTGAAAAATTAAATGCCTTAAAGGCCGGACGAGATGACGAAAAAGTAAAAGAGGCACTTAACGCTTTGACAAAAGCGGCGGAAACAGGGGAACAAAATTTATTAGAACTGGCTGTAAAGGCGGCAAGAGTAAGGGCAACACTTGGGGAAATATCCGATGCAGTTGAACTTGTTGCCAGCAGACATAAAGCAATCATCCGTTCCATTAGCGGTGTCTACAGTACCGCATTTAGCAATGAGGAAGAAATCGTAGAAGTAAAAAATATGACTGATGAATTTCTTGAGAATGAGGGAAGACGTCCAAGGATTCTCATTGCGAAAATGGGGCAGGATGGCCATGACCGAGGGGCGAAAGTTATTGCTACGGCCTTCGCTGATCTTGGGTTTGATGTTGATATTGGTCCATTGTTTCAGACACCAGAAGAAACGGCCATGCAGGCTGTGGAAAATGACGTCCATGTGATTGGGATGAGCTCACTTGCCGCCGGGCATAAAACATTATTGCCACAGCTCGGGAAAGAATTAAAAAAATTAGGACGAGAAGATATCTTACTGGTCATCGGCGGGGTCATTCCAGCTCAGGATTATCAATTTTTATACGATCATGGTGCTGCAGCTATCTTCGGTCCGGGAACCATTATCCCTGTGGCGGCACAGAAGGTCATCAAGGAAATTTATAAGCGACTCGGTTATGAGGAAGTGGCACAATAA
- a CDS encoding methylmalonyl-CoA mutase subunit beta translates to MEKIKNQSFSLKSNDEWKEKADTSLKGKTTESLKTTTYENIILKPLYTQQDQRTVPEFPGGSDFRRGISPLGYRTNEWKIAQRISFQTPEELQEKLLQSFDKGQSAISFEVKKELFDSRESLINILAESYRHFPFAINTKEFQSAFLAAASGLDQPNQFSGYIGSDPIALFSETGVISEEYFTKWGNNILQSSGKYPNLRTILIDTVPYHNGGANAVQELGIAIATGVNYLERLQETGLDLEEILAEMVFQFSIGSNYFTEIAKLRAARVLWNRITGLYDMNDEVRGMMIAAETSSFTKTVHDPHVNLLRAGNEAFASVIGGVQYLHIEPFNSLTGCSPFSERIARNIQLLLREEAHLKTVTDPAGGSWYVEELTNQLAEKAWEFFQQIEVNGGMIEALKSNWLQQEIAAVYENRNMDIQTRKQSIVGTNVYANLDETVPLRLLSKEKSSIADGEKIEAVINRRLAKPYEQLRKKAKELEENSGFKPAMGLICLGELKQYKARLDFMKGFLAAGGIQAVESKSIFSINDARQFVSNQTSKHLCLCGTNEQYETIGHEILEAFRADFPERNIYLAGLPDKEKQARWLDEGINQFIHMKSNCYETLLTILSKLEVNTIEETKA, encoded by the coding sequence GTGGAAAAAATAAAAAATCAATCTTTTTCTTTAAAATCAAACGATGAATGGAAAGAAAAGGCAGATACATCACTAAAAGGAAAAACAACTGAATCACTAAAAACGACTACATATGAAAACATTATTTTGAAACCGCTTTATACTCAGCAGGATCAGCGGACTGTTCCGGAATTTCCAGGTGGTTCGGATTTTAGAAGAGGGATTTCGCCGTTAGGATATCGGACAAACGAGTGGAAGATTGCACAGCGTATTTCTTTTCAAACTCCTGAAGAATTGCAGGAGAAACTCCTTCAATCATTCGATAAAGGACAATCTGCGATCTCATTTGAAGTGAAGAAGGAATTGTTTGATTCAAGAGAGAGTCTTATAAATATACTTGCGGAATCTTATCGGCACTTTCCATTTGCTATCAACACCAAAGAATTTCAATCGGCATTTCTTGCAGCAGCAAGTGGATTGGATCAGCCAAACCAATTCAGCGGATATATTGGTTCCGATCCAATTGCCCTATTTTCTGAAACAGGGGTTATTTCTGAAGAATATTTCACTAAATGGGGAAACAACATTCTTCAATCAAGCGGGAAATACCCTAACTTACGCACGATCTTAATCGATACCGTTCCATATCATAATGGCGGGGCAAATGCTGTTCAAGAGCTCGGGATTGCCATAGCAACAGGTGTAAATTATCTTGAAAGGCTTCAGGAGACCGGTTTGGACCTGGAAGAAATTCTAGCGGAAATGGTCTTCCAGTTCTCGATTGGCAGCAATTATTTCACCGAGATTGCTAAGCTGCGGGCAGCGAGGGTACTCTGGAACCGAATTACTGGACTGTATGATATGAACGATGAAGTACGTGGAATGATGATTGCTGCTGAAACATCTTCCTTTACGAAAACGGTCCATGATCCGCATGTAAACCTGCTTCGAGCTGGGAATGAAGCCTTTGCGTCTGTCATTGGCGGAGTTCAATATCTTCATATTGAACCATTTAATAGTCTTACAGGCTGCTCGCCATTTTCTGAAAGGATCGCTAGAAATATCCAGCTCCTATTAAGAGAAGAAGCACATCTAAAGACAGTGACGGACCCAGCCGGAGGGTCTTGGTATGTAGAAGAATTAACCAATCAACTGGCTGAAAAAGCATGGGAATTCTTTCAACAAATCGAAGTCAATGGCGGTATGATTGAAGCCTTGAAATCGAATTGGCTCCAGCAGGAAATAGCGGCTGTGTATGAAAATAGAAATATGGACATCCAAACAAGAAAGCAGAGTATTGTCGGCACAAATGTCTATGCAAATTTAGATGAAACCGTACCGCTTAGGCTGCTATCAAAGGAAAAGTCCTCCATAGCAGATGGAGAAAAAATCGAAGCCGTCATCAACAGAAGACTGGCCAAACCATATGAACAATTGAGAAAAAAGGCAAAGGAACTTGAAGAAAACTCGGGTTTCAAGCCCGCTATGGGGTTGATTTGTCTTGGTGAATTAAAACAGTATAAAGCAAGACTTGATTTTATGAAGGGATTTCTTGCTGCCGGCGGGATCCAAGCGGTGGAAAGTAAATCTATTTTTTCAATCAATGATGCCCGGCAATTTGTTTCAAATCAAACTAGTAAACACCTTTGTCTTTGCGGAACGAATGAACAATATGAAACCATTGGTCATGAAATCTTAGAGGCATTTAGGGCCGACTTTCCTGAGCGGAATATTTATCTTGCAGGTCTCCCGGATAAAGAAAAACAAGCCCGATGGCTGGATGAGGGGATCAATCAATTTATCCATATGAAAAGCAATTGTTATGAAACGCTGCTGACAATCCTGAGCAAGCTGGAGGTGAATACCATTGAAGAAACAAAAGCCTGA
- a CDS encoding dihydrolipoamide acetyltransferase family protein — MAVEQIKMPQLGESVTEGTISKWLVSVGDKVNKYDPLAEVMTDKVNAEVPSSFTGVIKELIAGEGDTLAVGEIICTIEVDGGTAVESKAASNEQKESSSVAVEAVQADKGNKARFSPAVLKISQEHGIDLNQVSGTGAGGRITRKDLLKLIESGNIPVAGQKAELPKEQAPVPAVKQDTAQPISSQQAPAPTVNIPVAAGDIEIPVTGVRKAIAANMLRSKHEAPHAWTMIEVDATNLVEYRNALKDEFKKKEGFNLTFFAFFVKAVAQALKEFPQINSMWAGDKIIQKKDINISIAVATDDALFVPVIKNADEKTIKGIAREISELAVKVRTGKLRSEDMQGGTFTVNNTGSFGSVQSMGIINYPQAAILQVESIVKRPVVMNNGMIAVRDMVNLCMSLDHRVLDGLVCGRFLTRVKEILESTSKTTTSIY; from the coding sequence GTGGCAGTTGAACAAATTAAAATGCCTCAACTAGGGGAAAGTGTCACTGAAGGAACAATCAGTAAATGGTTGGTTTCTGTCGGCGATAAAGTTAATAAATATGACCCTCTGGCAGAGGTTATGACAGATAAAGTAAATGCAGAAGTGCCATCCTCCTTTACAGGTGTAATAAAAGAGCTAATTGCCGGTGAAGGCGATACATTAGCGGTTGGAGAGATCATTTGTACGATTGAGGTGGATGGCGGTACTGCGGTGGAATCCAAGGCTGCTAGCAATGAACAAAAGGAATCGTCCAGTGTTGCTGTGGAGGCAGTTCAAGCAGATAAAGGAAACAAGGCTCGATTTTCACCTGCCGTTCTGAAAATTTCTCAGGAGCATGGTATTGATTTAAATCAGGTATCAGGCACCGGTGCCGGCGGACGGATTACTAGAAAAGACTTACTGAAACTAATTGAGTCTGGAAACATCCCTGTTGCTGGTCAAAAGGCGGAATTGCCGAAAGAACAAGCTCCAGTGCCGGCAGTCAAACAGGATACAGCACAGCCTATATCTAGTCAGCAAGCTCCGGCTCCTACAGTAAATATTCCGGTTGCAGCAGGTGACATTGAGATTCCGGTTACAGGAGTCCGCAAGGCAATTGCCGCTAATATGCTGCGAAGTAAGCATGAAGCTCCTCATGCTTGGACAATGATTGAAGTAGATGCAACCAACTTGGTTGAATATCGAAACGCTCTTAAGGATGAATTCAAGAAAAAAGAAGGCTTTAACTTAACGTTCTTCGCTTTCTTTGTGAAGGCAGTTGCGCAGGCATTAAAAGAATTCCCGCAGATTAATTCGATGTGGGCAGGAGATAAAATCATCCAAAAGAAGGATATTAATATTTCCATTGCGGTTGCTACGGATGATGCTCTTTTTGTTCCTGTTATAAAGAATGCAGATGAGAAAACGATTAAAGGCATTGCCCGTGAAATCTCCGAACTTGCGGTAAAGGTAAGAACCGGAAAGCTTCGATCAGAAGATATGCAGGGAGGTACCTTTACAGTTAACAATACGGGCTCTTTCGGCTCTGTACAATCTATGGGAATCATCAATTACCCACAGGCTGCGATTTTGCAAGTGGAATCCATTGTCAAACGTCCAGTGGTTATGAACAATGGCATGATTGCTGTCCGTGACATGGTGAACCTATGTATGTCCCTTGACCACAGAGTATTAGACGGACTCGTTTGCGGTCGATTCTTAACAAGAGTGAAGGAAATCTTAGAAAGTACATCGAAAACAACTACATCCATTTATTAA
- a CDS encoding alpha-ketoacid dehydrogenase subunit beta, which translates to MAVISYIDAVTMAIREEMERDSKVFVLGEDVGVKGGVFKATQGLYEQFGEERVIDTPLAESAIAGVGIGAAMYGMRPIAEMQFADFIMPAVNQIISEAAKIRYRSNNDWNCPMVIRAPYGGGVHGALYHSQSVEAVFANQPGLKIVMPSTPYDVKGLLKAAIRDNDPVLFFEHKRAYRLIKGEVPTEDYTLPIGKADVKREGDDLTVITYGLCVHFALQAAEKLAKDGISAHILDLRTVYPLDKEAIIEAASKTGKVLLVTEDTKEGSIMSEVSAIIAENCLFELDAPIKRLAGPDVPAMPYAPTMEKFFMVNPDKVEKAMRELAEY; encoded by the coding sequence ATGGCAGTAATTTCTTATATTGATGCAGTAACAATGGCCATTCGTGAAGAAATGGAGCGAGATTCAAAGGTTTTTGTTCTGGGTGAAGATGTTGGAGTAAAAGGCGGTGTTTTTAAAGCCACTCAAGGCTTGTATGAACAATTTGGCGAAGAGAGAGTCATTGATACCCCACTCGCAGAATCTGCGATTGCTGGTGTGGGAATCGGCGCAGCGATGTATGGTATGCGTCCGATTGCTGAAATGCAATTTGCCGATTTTATTATGCCCGCCGTCAATCAGATTATCTCGGAAGCAGCTAAAATACGCTACCGTTCCAATAACGACTGGAACTGTCCAATGGTTATACGGGCTCCGTACGGAGGCGGAGTGCATGGGGCGCTGTATCATTCTCAATCAGTTGAAGCAGTATTTGCTAACCAGCCAGGCTTGAAGATTGTTATGCCGTCTACTCCTTATGATGTAAAAGGACTATTAAAAGCAGCGATTCGCGACAATGATCCTGTTTTATTTTTCGAGCATAAGCGTGCCTACCGATTAATAAAAGGGGAGGTACCAACCGAAGATTATACATTGCCAATCGGCAAAGCTGATGTTAAGCGGGAAGGTGACGATCTTACCGTTATCACTTATGGACTTTGTGTTCATTTTGCCCTGCAAGCAGCAGAAAAATTGGCCAAGGACGGAATTTCTGCACATATTCTTGACTTGCGAACCGTTTATCCACTTGATAAAGAAGCAATTATTGAAGCTGCCTCGAAAACAGGTAAAGTCCTACTCGTTACAGAGGATACAAAAGAAGGCAGTATCATGAGTGAAGTGTCTGCGATTATTGCTGAGAATTGCTTATTTGAGTTAGATGCACCGATTAAGCGTCTTGCTGGACCGGATGTACCGGCAATGCCATATGCGCCAACGATGGAAAAATTCTTTATGGTCAATCCAGATAAGGTTGAAAAAGCAATGCGCGAGCTCGCGGAGTACTAA
- a CDS encoding thiamine pyrophosphate-dependent dehydrogenase E1 component subunit alpha: MAEKRHEALGLSDDKVLEMYETMLLARRIDERMWLLNRAGKIPFVISCQGQEAAQVGAAFALDKEKDYVLPYYRDMGVVLTFGMTPKELMLSGFAKAEDPNSGGRQMPGHFGQKKNRIVTGSSPVTTQVPHAVGVALAGKMERKDLVTFVTFGEGSSNQGDFHEGANFAGVHKLPVIFMCENNKYAISVPIEKQLGCEKVSDRAIGYGMPGFTVDGNDPLEVYKSVKDAVDRGRRGDGPTLIETISYRLTPHSSDDDDRSYRAPDEVAKAKTQDPIITFGAYLKETGVMNDELEKEINDRVMKMVNEATDYAENAPYAAPEDALKYVYGDM, translated from the coding sequence ATGGCAGAAAAACGTCATGAAGCTTTAGGTTTGAGCGACGACAAAGTGTTAGAAATGTATGAAACGATGCTTTTGGCTCGCAGAATAGATGAGCGGATGTGGTTATTAAACCGTGCTGGTAAAATACCCTTCGTTATTTCATGTCAAGGTCAAGAGGCGGCGCAGGTGGGAGCAGCTTTTGCGTTAGATAAAGAAAAGGATTATGTGCTGCCATATTATCGTGACATGGGCGTGGTGTTAACATTTGGGATGACACCAAAGGAATTGATGCTGTCAGGCTTTGCTAAAGCTGAGGATCCAAATTCAGGCGGACGGCAAATGCCGGGACACTTTGGTCAAAAGAAAAATCGCATTGTTACAGGTTCATCGCCGGTGACCACTCAAGTTCCCCATGCAGTAGGGGTTGCACTTGCCGGAAAAATGGAACGAAAAGACCTGGTGACCTTTGTAACCTTTGGTGAGGGTTCTTCTAATCAGGGAGATTTCCATGAAGGAGCAAACTTTGCCGGTGTTCATAAGCTTCCGGTCATCTTTATGTGTGAAAATAATAAATACGCAATTTCCGTCCCAATTGAAAAACAGTTAGGTTGTGAAAAGGTATCTGATCGTGCAATCGGCTACGGTATGCCTGGTTTTACAGTTGATGGCAATGACCCTCTTGAAGTGTACAAATCAGTGAAGGACGCAGTAGATCGTGGACGCCGCGGTGATGGTCCAACTCTCATTGAAACGATATCCTATCGTTTAACACCACACTCTTCTGATGATGATGACCGATCATACCGTGCGCCAGATGAAGTGGCTAAGGCAAAAACACAAGATCCTATCATAACTTTTGGCGCATATTTAAAAGAAACAGGCGTCATGAATGATGAACTGGAAAAAGAAATCAATGACCGTGTAATGAAAATGGTTAATGAAGCCACGGATTATGCCGAGAATGCTCCTTATGCTGCACCAGAGGATGCATTGAAATATGTTTATGGGGACATGTAA